In the genome of Tropicibacter oceani, one region contains:
- a CDS encoding acyl-CoA thioesterase: MYPFIRLFKDMYLARRAPRLNILDTHVSHHICWPHDLDMWVELNNGRTLTIFDLGRIPFAQRTGLIRTLKEQRWGLTVAGSVVRYRRRVRMFDRVEMRSRLLAWDKRFMYIEQGMWKTNGDCANHAVFRTAVTDKNGIVTTDRIMQAMGLQATSPEMPDWVARWIEAEDMRPWPPMQDTAPE, translated from the coding sequence ATGTATCCATTCATTCGTCTTTTCAAGGACATGTACCTTGCCCGCCGCGCGCCGCGTCTGAACATCCTGGACACCCATGTGTCGCACCACATCTGCTGGCCGCATGATCTGGACATGTGGGTCGAGCTGAACAACGGCCGGACCCTGACGATCTTTGATCTTGGCCGCATTCCCTTTGCCCAGCGCACCGGGCTGATCCGCACGCTGAAGGAACAGCGCTGGGGCCTGACGGTCGCCGGATCGGTCGTTCGCTATCGCCGCCGGGTGCGGATGTTCGACCGGGTCGAGATGCGTTCGCGGCTTTTGGCCTGGGACAAACGGTTCATGTACATCGAACAGGGCATGTGGAAGACCAACGGCGACTGCGCCAATCACGCGGTTTTCCGCACTGCCGTCACCGACAAGAACGGCATTGTCACCACCGACCGGATCATGCAGGCCATGGGCCTGCAAGCGACGTCGCCCGAGATGCCCGACTGGGTCGCCCGCTGGATCGAGGCCGAGGACATGCGCCCCTGGCCCCCCATGCAGGACACCGCCCCGGAATAA
- a CDS encoding YggT family protein: MQSLFQILMLILDIVWFFIIAHVIMSWLINFQVLNLRQPLVAQIWDGLNRILEPLYSRIRRLLPPMGGLDLAPLAVLIGVYALRIILANNASFFYGF, encoded by the coding sequence ATGCAGTCGCTTTTCCAGATCCTGATGCTGATCCTCGACATTGTCTGGTTCTTCATCATCGCCCATGTGATCATGAGCTGGCTGATCAATTTCCAGGTTTTGAACCTGCGCCAGCCGCTGGTGGCGCAAATCTGGGACGGCCTAAACCGCATCCTTGAGCCGCTGTACAGCCGCATCCGGCGGCTTTTGCCGCCGATGGGCGGGCTTGACCTTGCGCCGCTTGCGGTGCTGATCGGGGTTTACGCGCTTCGGATCATTCTCGCGAACAACGCTTCGTTCTTTTACGGTTTCTGA
- the recQ gene encoding DNA helicase RecQ, translating to MPRDTASAEALLKDIFGFDGFRPGQGEIVEAVARGENVLAIMPTGGGKSLCFQLPALMRGGITVVISPLIALMRDQVRGLREAGVAAGALTSGNTQEETDAVWDMLQQGTLKLLYLAPERLANGGTQRMLSQAGVSLIAVDEAHCVSQWGHDFRPDYLRIGELRRALDVPLAAFTATADAETQEEIVTRLFDGVAPSTFLRGFDRPNIHLAFQAKDGPRQQILSFAGARKGQSGIVYCGTRAKTETLAQALRSEGHSACHYHGGMEAEDRRAVEERFATEDGLIVVATVAFGMGVDKPDIRWVAHADLPKSIEAYYQEIGRAGRDGAPAETLTLYGPEDIRLRRTQIDEGLAPADRRDADHGRLNALLGLAEALGCRRQALLGYFDEQAEPCGNCDLCDSPPEVFDGTEAVRKALSAALRTEESFGAGHLIDILMGKMTDKISARGHDNLPTFGVGKDLSKGQWQAVFRQMMGHDLMRPDADRHGALVMTDRALPLLRGEDTIQLRRDAVVRATERRPAVKELVSEEDAPLMSALKAKRRALAEAARAPAYVIFPDRTLIEMATQRPRTLDDMARISGVGAKKLERYGAAFLEVINGEAEQMHPTRRKLAGRDAGALYDALMEAQAQLVRGPEGMDKPLSCSASLLAKVAEQRPGCENTMQRLLGDKKAERFGPAFLAVLRDAQGA from the coding sequence ATGCCCCGCGACACTGCGTCCGCCGAGGCGCTTTTGAAGGATATCTTTGGTTTCGATGGATTTCGCCCCGGTCAGGGCGAGATTGTCGAGGCTGTCGCACGGGGCGAAAACGTCTTGGCGATCATGCCGACGGGCGGTGGCAAATCCCTGTGTTTTCAACTGCCTGCGCTGATGCGCGGCGGGATCACCGTGGTGATTTCCCCGCTGATCGCCCTGATGCGCGACCAGGTGCGCGGGCTGCGCGAGGCGGGGGTCGCCGCGGGCGCCCTGACCAGTGGCAACACCCAGGAAGAAACCGATGCAGTCTGGGACATGCTGCAGCAAGGCACGCTGAAACTGCTGTATCTGGCGCCTGAACGGCTGGCCAATGGCGGCACCCAGCGGATGCTGTCACAGGCCGGCGTCAGCCTGATTGCCGTGGACGAGGCGCATTGCGTCAGCCAGTGGGGCCATGATTTCCGCCCCGATTACCTGCGCATCGGCGAGTTGCGGCGCGCGCTGGATGTGCCCCTGGCGGCCTTTACCGCGACGGCAGATGCCGAAACGCAGGAAGAAATCGTCACGCGGTTGTTCGATGGCGTGGCGCCGTCGACCTTTCTGCGCGGGTTCGACCGGCCGAACATCCACCTTGCCTTTCAGGCCAAGGACGGGCCGCGCCAGCAGATCCTATCCTTTGCCGGCGCGCGCAAAGGCCAGTCCGGCATCGTCTATTGCGGCACCCGCGCCAAGACCGAAACGCTGGCGCAGGCGCTGCGCAGCGAGGGGCATTCCGCCTGTCACTATCATGGCGGGATGGAGGCCGAAGATCGCCGCGCGGTCGAGGAACGCTTTGCCACCGAGGATGGGTTGATCGTCGTGGCCACCGTGGCCTTTGGTATGGGGGTCGACAAACCCGATATCCGCTGGGTCGCCCACGCCGATCTGCCCAAGTCGATCGAGGCCTATTACCAGGAAATCGGCCGTGCCGGGCGCGATGGCGCCCCTGCCGAAACCCTGACGCTGTACGGCCCCGAGGATATTCGCCTGCGCCGTACCCAGATCGACGAAGGGCTGGCACCGGCGGACCGGCGCGATGCCGACCACGGCCGGCTGAACGCGCTGCTGGGTCTGGCCGAGGCGCTGGGCTGCCGCAGGCAGGCCCTGCTGGGGTATTTCGATGAACAGGCCGAGCCCTGCGGGAATTGCGATCTGTGTGACAGCCCGCCCGAGGTGTTCGACGGCACCGAGGCGGTGCGCAAGGCCTTGTCTGCAGCGCTGCGCACCGAAGAAAGCTTTGGCGCGGGACATCTGATCGACATCCTGATGGGCAAGATGACGGACAAGATCAGCGCGCGCGGTCACGACAATCTGCCGACCTTCGGTGTGGGCAAGGACCTGTCCAAGGGGCAATGGCAGGCGGTGTTCCGGCAGATGATGGGACACGACCTGATGCGCCCGGATGCGGATCGCCATGGTGCGCTGGTGATGACAGACCGCGCGCTGCCTTTGTTGCGCGGAGAGGACACGATCCAGCTGCGCCGCGACGCTGTCGTGCGCGCCACGGAACGCCGACCGGCGGTCAAGGAACTGGTCAGCGAGGAAGACGCGCCGCTGATGTCCGCGCTCAAGGCCAAGCGCCGCGCCCTGGCCGAGGCCGCGCGTGCCCCGGCCTATGTCATCTTTCCCGACCGGACCTTGATCGAAATGGCGACGCAGCGGCCCCGCACGCTGGACGACATGGCGCGGATCAGCGGTGTTGGCGCCAAGAAACTGGAACGCTATGGCGCGGCTTTCCTTGAGGTGATCAACGGCGAGGCCGAGCAGATGCACCCGACCCGCCGCAAACTGGCCGGGCGCGATGCCGGGGCGCTCTATGACGCGCTGATGGAGGCACAGGCGCAACTGGTGCGCGGCCCCGAAGGCATGGACAAACCGCTGTCGTGTTCGGCGTCCTTGTTGGCCAAGGTGGCCGAACAACGCCCCGGGTGCGAAAACACCATGCAGCGGCTGCTGGGTGACAAAAAGGCCGAGCGTTTCGGCCCGGCCTTCCTTGCGGTGTTGCGCGACGCGCAGGGGGCCTAG
- the yaaA gene encoding peroxide stress protein YaaA, with protein sequence MLVVISPAKRLDWTERKVDMTTPDFLDDAGRLARTARNLTLGDLKGLMDLSDDLARLNRDRFKAYTDTPGSEDIRPAALAFAGDTYQGLEADTLDAEEMGWAQDHLRILSGLYGLLRPLDGIQAYRLEMGSRLKTRRGGNLYDYWRDGLAKALNAQGQALGTDVLVNCASQEYFGAVPAKALKLRVITPQFMEDKNGTPKIVSFYAKRARGAMARYIIQHRLTDPASLTDFDSGGYEYRPELSEPDKPVFLRAAQA encoded by the coding sequence ATGCTGGTTGTGATTTCACCTGCCAAACGGCTGGACTGGACCGAACGCAAGGTCGACATGACCACGCCGGATTTTCTGGATGACGCCGGGCGGCTGGCCCGGACGGCCCGTAATCTGACCCTGGGCGATCTCAAGGGGTTGATGGACCTGTCGGACGATCTGGCGCGCCTGAACCGCGACCGCTTCAAGGCCTACACCGACACGCCCGGGTCCGAAGACATCCGCCCCGCCGCGCTGGCCTTTGCGGGGGATACCTATCAGGGGCTCGAGGCAGACACGCTGGACGCCGAGGAAATGGGATGGGCGCAGGATCACCTGCGCATCCTTTCCGGGCTGTACGGTTTGCTGCGGCCGCTGGACGGGATACAGGCCTATCGGCTTGAAATGGGGTCGCGCCTGAAAACCCGCCGCGGCGGGAACCTGTACGACTATTGGCGCGACGGGTTGGCCAAGGCGCTGAATGCGCAGGGGCAGGCGCTGGGCACCGATGTTCTGGTGAATTGCGCCAGCCAGGAATATTTCGGCGCGGTTCCGGCCAAGGCACTAAAGCTGCGGGTCATCACCCCGCAATTCATGGAAGACAAGAACGGTACGCCCAAGATCGTCAGCTTTTACGCCAAGCGGGCGCGCGGGGCGATGGCCCGGTATATCATCCAACACCGCCTGACCGATCCGGCCAGCCTGACGGATTTCGACAGCGGTGGGTACGAATACCGCCCCGAGCTGTCCGAGCCGGACAAGCCCGTGTTTCTGCGCGCCGCACAGGCCTGA
- a CDS encoding response regulator has translation MEMADRLAEERRARLSAERLLELKQAELVAANRKLGAHALQLSHEITETRAEVAEVRDENRRVITQLGEATQKIELVEDQLWKALETVRDGFAMFDSQNRLEIANPAYMSIFEGMDCIDVGTTYAEILKVLVEEGSVDLQGEGSEDWQARMYARWAADPIPAETIRLWNGRFVKIQDRRTPDGGVVSLCVDITELMRMWSAVEELPDGFVLYDEDDRLLMCNEPYKKIYAASAPAIAPGATFEEILRFGLDRGQYVEAIGHEDEWLEERLLAHRTADRELEQQLADGRWLRIYERETRGGGRVGLRMDITEIKKDQQRLKEATIRAEAANRAKSAFLANMSHEIRTPMNGVVGMADLMAETDLTDEQRLYLDTIRSSGEALLVIINDILDYSKIEAEKLQLHPEPFDLERAIHEVIMLLQPTARDKDIQLLVDFDMFLPTRFIGDPGRIRQILTNLIGNAVKFTVEGHVLVRVVGMVADNGPSAVHITIEDTGIGIPADKVNHVFGEFNQVEDERNRQFEGTGLGLAITKRLVELMDGEVWVDSEFGKGSCFGLRIMLPTDEPATFERARLPEHLKRVLVVDDHSANQTILSKQLDILGLHTEFCKTGAEAIDRMQSPPDLLIVEQDLPDMQGQELAAQLHLSGHRVPVILLADNPTQLASVNRAEIQVVLQKPAPRRLLFSALESVKPASSAPRPVDPVIVEKRPAPAAIAEDSEPPLDVLVAEDNKTNQLVFRKMAASFNVTLRFANNGIEAIEAYRAQRPDMIFMDISMPRMDGKQATREIRVLEGKGPRVPIVAVTAHAMSGDRESILEAGLDDYLTKPLRKAELGQKIQTYRKKIRTAKAS, from the coding sequence ATGGAGATGGCCGACCGTCTGGCCGAAGAACGACGCGCCCGCCTGTCGGCGGAACGCCTGCTTGAACTCAAGCAGGCCGAACTTGTCGCTGCCAACAGGAAACTGGGCGCCCATGCGCTGCAACTTAGCCACGAAATCACGGAAACCCGCGCCGAAGTCGCCGAGGTGCGGGACGAAAACCGGCGCGTCATCACGCAACTGGGCGAAGCCACCCAAAAGATCGAGCTGGTCGAAGACCAGCTGTGGAAGGCGCTTGAAACCGTGCGCGACGGGTTTGCCATGTTCGATTCCCAGAACCGGCTGGAAATCGCGAACCCCGCCTACATGTCGATCTTCGAAGGGATGGACTGCATCGACGTGGGCACGACCTACGCCGAAATCCTGAAAGTGCTGGTCGAAGAGGGGTCCGTGGACCTGCAGGGCGAAGGGTCCGAAGACTGGCAGGCGCGGATGTATGCCCGCTGGGCCGCAGACCCGATCCCGGCCGAAACCATCCGCCTGTGGAACGGGCGGTTCGTCAAGATCCAGGACCGCAGGACACCCGATGGCGGTGTCGTGTCGCTTTGCGTGGACATCACCGAACTCATGCGGATGTGGTCCGCCGTCGAGGAACTGCCCGACGGCTTTGTCCTTTATGACGAAGACGACCGTTTGTTGATGTGCAACGAGCCGTACAAAAAGATCTATGCCGCCAGCGCCCCCGCCATCGCCCCGGGCGCCACCTTTGAGGAAATCCTGAGGTTCGGACTGGATCGCGGACAATACGTCGAAGCGATCGGCCACGAGGACGAGTGGCTGGAAGAACGCCTGCTTGCGCATCGCACCGCCGACCGCGAACTGGAACAGCAACTGGCCGACGGCCGCTGGCTGCGGATTTACGAACGCGAAACGCGCGGCGGCGGACGGGTCGGCCTGCGCATGGACATCACCGAAATCAAGAAGGACCAGCAGCGCCTGAAAGAGGCGACCATCAGGGCCGAGGCCGCCAACCGTGCCAAATCCGCCTTTCTTGCCAACATGAGCCACGAAATCCGCACGCCGATGAATGGCGTCGTGGGCATGGCCGACCTGATGGCGGAAACCGACCTGACCGACGAACAACGCCTGTACCTCGATACGATCCGCAGCTCGGGCGAGGCCTTGCTTGTCATCATCAACGACATCCTCGACTACTCCAAGATCGAGGCGGAAAAGCTGCAGCTGCACCCAGAACCCTTTGATCTGGAACGCGCGATCCACGAGGTGATCATGCTGCTTCAGCCCACGGCGCGGGACAAGGACATCCAGTTGCTTGTCGATTTCGACATGTTCCTGCCCACCCGTTTCATCGGTGATCCGGGCCGCATCCGGCAAATCCTGACCAACCTGATCGGCAATGCCGTCAAGTTCACCGTCGAAGGCCATGTTTTGGTGCGGGTGGTGGGCATGGTCGCGGACAACGGCCCATCGGCGGTGCACATCACGATCGAGGATACCGGCATCGGCATCCCCGCCGACAAGGTCAACCATGTCTTTGGCGAATTCAACCAAGTCGAAGACGAACGGAACCGCCAGTTCGAGGGCACCGGTCTTGGGCTTGCGATCACCAAGCGCCTTGTCGAATTGATGGATGGCGAAGTCTGGGTCGATTCGGAATTCGGCAAGGGCAGTTGTTTCGGTTTGCGCATCATGTTGCCCACCGACGAACCCGCCACCTTCGAACGCGCCCGCCTGCCCGAACATCTGAAACGCGTGCTGGTTGTGGATGACCACAGCGCGAACCAGACGATCCTGTCCAAGCAGCTGGACATCCTCGGGCTGCACACCGAATTTTGCAAGACCGGGGCCGAGGCGATCGACCGGATGCAATCGCCTCCGGACCTGTTGATCGTCGAACAGGACCTGCCCGACATGCAGGGCCAGGAGCTGGCCGCGCAATTGCACCTGTCAGGGCACCGCGTTCCGGTGATCCTTCTGGCGGACAACCCGACGCAGCTGGCGTCGGTCAACCGTGCGGAAATCCAGGTCGTTCTGCAAAAGCCCGCGCCGCGCAGGCTTTTGTTCTCGGCGCTAGAATCGGTCAAGCCGGCCTCCTCGGCGCCAAGGCCGGTCGATCCGGTGATTGTCGAAAAACGCCCCGCGCCCGCCGCCATTGCCGAAGACAGCGAACCGCCCCTGGACGTTCTGGTTGCCGAGGACAACAAGACGAACCAGCTGGTGTTTCGCAAGATGGCGGCTTCTTTCAACGTCACCCTGCGCTTTGCCAACAACGGCATCGAGGCGATCGAGGCCTACAGGGCGCAGCGCCCCGACATGATCTTCATGGACATTTCCATGCCGCGCATGGACGGCAAACAGGCAACGCGGGAAATCCGCGTGCTGGAAGGCAAGGGGCCGCGCGTGCCCATCGTCGCGGTGACCGCGCATGCCATGTCAGGCGACCGCGAATCCATCCTTGAGGCCGGGTTGGACGACTATCTGACCAAGCCCCTGCGCAAGGCGGAACTGGGTCAGAAGATCCAGACCTACCGCAAAAAGATCCGCACCGCGAAAGCCTCGTGA